One window of Desulfovibrio subterraneus genomic DNA carries:
- a CDS encoding FlgO family outer membrane protein, whose protein sequence is MLQIIIRTVTMLVCLLLPMAASAGMFDFMKEEKKVVVVPAVTLPSAAFKMGAMLDAQLVERLNLLEGPAKGYTLIVTTPVDLNNLELSSPLARQMGEELALWFVQSGYKVQEIRKGRTVLFEPQEGELLLTRRQTLLGNENVRSSIIMVTTYTQSRKSIRFNTRLLHAGSNEVLAMSSQTIPLNSEMRTLAASSSGKSGVPVTGIMPSVGTRLP, encoded by the coding sequence ATGTTGCAAATCATCATCCGTACCGTGACAATGCTTGTGTGCCTGCTGCTGCCTATGGCCGCCTCTGCGGGCATGTTCGATTTCATGAAAGAAGAGAAAAAGGTGGTTGTGGTTCCGGCGGTTACTCTGCCGTCCGCTGCCTTCAAGATGGGGGCAATGCTGGATGCCCAGCTGGTGGAGCGCCTGAATCTGCTTGAAGGACCGGCCAAGGGATATACGCTTATCGTGACCACGCCCGTTGATCTCAACAACCTTGAGCTTTCCTCGCCGCTCGCACGCCAGATGGGTGAAGAACTGGCCCTGTGGTTTGTGCAGTCCGGTTACAAAGTGCAGGAAATTCGCAAGGGCCGCACCGTGCTCTTTGAACCGCAGGAAGGCGAACTGCTTCTTACCCGTCGCCAGACTCTGCTGGGCAACGAGAACGTGCGCAGCTCCATCATCATGGTGACCACCTATACCCAGTCCCGCAAGAGCATCCGGTTCAACACCCGCCTGCTGCATGCGGGAAGTAATGAAGTGCTTGCCATGTCCAGCCAGACAATTCCGCTCAACTCGGAAATGCGCACCCTCGCTGCAAGCAGTTCCGGCAAGTCGGGCGTACCTGTTACGGGCATAATGCCCTCGGTGGGCACGAGACTCCCGTAG
- a CDS encoding EAL domain-containing protein, with the protein MSTACRRCEKLPDALCERGILYLVPPMRESEEALVAYLSGAGFSYASPFAGAVSVPVGHGDVARMCSEFFETLGTLEQQDTKTLLMPNGAIPSIPDFMRMQSLSALVARCQGGWLSDIIEKDRIVIHYHPIVSAHDPQQVFAYECLARGLDDNGAIIPPLRMFSIARRADMLFTLDRACRLAAIRDARIYSLDAKMFINFNPTAIYRPEFCLRTTMAAIEETGLKPENIVFEVVESEETHDVGHLLSVLDYYRERGFKVALDDIGAGYSSLNLLAKLKPDYIKLDMELVRNVDADEYKSGITSALLELSNKLNITSVAEGVETQGEWNWLKEHGADLLQGYYFAKPAPVPPIPIITL; encoded by the coding sequence ATGTCAACAGCCTGTCGTCGTTGCGAAAAACTGCCGGACGCTTTGTGTGAGCGGGGGATTCTATACCTTGTCCCGCCAATGCGCGAAAGCGAAGAAGCATTGGTTGCGTATCTGTCTGGCGCAGGGTTTAGCTATGCCTCGCCCTTTGCCGGAGCTGTTTCTGTGCCTGTCGGTCATGGTGATGTGGCGCGCATGTGCTCAGAATTTTTTGAGACGCTCGGCACGCTTGAACAACAGGACACCAAGACCTTGCTAATGCCGAATGGGGCAATACCTTCAATTCCAGACTTTATGCGAATGCAGTCCTTGTCAGCGTTGGTGGCAAGGTGTCAGGGGGGCTGGCTCTCTGATATTATTGAAAAGGATCGAATTGTTATCCATTATCATCCCATCGTCTCGGCGCACGACCCGCAGCAAGTGTTTGCGTATGAATGTCTGGCCAGGGGGTTGGACGATAATGGCGCTATTATTCCCCCCCTGCGTATGTTTAGTATCGCCCGAAGAGCTGACATGCTCTTTACTCTGGACCGTGCTTGCAGGCTGGCTGCAATACGCGATGCCCGGATATATAGTCTTGATGCCAAGATGTTCATCAACTTTAATCCCACGGCTATTTATAGACCCGAGTTTTGCTTGCGAACAACCATGGCGGCAATTGAAGAAACAGGTCTCAAGCCTGAAAATATTGTGTTTGAGGTGGTAGAGAGTGAAGAGACACATGATGTCGGCCATCTTCTTTCTGTATTGGATTATTACCGCGAGCGCGGATTTAAGGTTGCGCTGGATGATATTGGCGCCGGGTATTCTTCGTTAAACCTGCTAGCCAAACTTAAGCCCGATTATATTAAGCTTGATATGGAGCTTGTGCGTAATGTTGATGCCGACGAGTATAAGTCTGGAATAACTTCTGCTTTGTTGGAACTTAGCAACAAGCTGAATATCACTTCCGTTGCTGAAGGCGTGGAAACGCAAGGTGAATGGAACTGGCTGAAAGAGCACGGTGCAGATCTGTTGCAAGGGTACTACTTTGCCAAGCCTGCTCCTGTTCCACCGATACCCATCATTACGTTATAA
- the typA gene encoding translational GTPase TypA, whose amino-acid sequence MKNIITNDSVRNVAIIAHVDHGKTTLVDAMFRQGGIYRDNQEVSDRVMDSMDLERERGITIAAKNCAVRWGDRKINIIDTPGHADFGGEVERSLSMANGAILLVDSSEGPLPQTRFVLKKTLEAGLKVIVVVNKIDRKDARADEVLNEIYDLFIDLDANDAQLEFPVLYAIGREGVAMRNIDDPRENLTPLFETIVEQVPGPAHDPEEPFQMLVADLSYSEYLGRLAVGRVFHGKAHNNDALACIGADGTAKSLKVSKLQTYDGLQLRETKEAEPGDIVVISGIEDVVIGDTICTRDKPRALKRINVDEPTVSMRFSINTSPLVGQEGKLVQSSKIRERLQKEMLRNVAIRVEDSEERDSFIVKGRGEFQMAIIVEQMRREGFELTVGRPEVIYREVDGKTHEPIEQLFIDCDESFLGIVTEKLSVRKGRMNNLINHGTGRIRMEFSVPSRGLIGYRDEFLTDTKGTGIMNSLFAGYEPHRGEFPTRFTGSLVADRAGAAVAYALFNLEPRGELFVVPGEPIYEGMIVGEHNRDNDIDVNPAKGKKLTNMRASGKDEAVTLTPVRPMTLERAIHFVREDELVEVTPQSIRLRKSVLSAMERHRIFGKKKKETM is encoded by the coding sequence TTGAAAAACATCATCACGAACGACTCCGTGCGTAACGTGGCCATTATCGCCCACGTTGACCACGGCAAGACTACCCTTGTGGACGCCATGTTCCGTCAGGGCGGCATTTACCGCGACAACCAGGAAGTCAGCGACCGCGTCATGGACAGCATGGACCTGGAACGCGAACGCGGCATCACCATCGCCGCCAAGAACTGCGCCGTGCGCTGGGGCGACCGCAAGATCAACATCATCGACACCCCCGGCCACGCCGACTTCGGCGGAGAAGTGGAACGCTCCCTCTCCATGGCCAACGGCGCCATCCTGCTGGTTGACTCATCCGAAGGCCCGCTGCCCCAGACCCGCTTCGTACTGAAGAAGACGCTGGAAGCGGGCCTCAAGGTCATTGTCGTGGTCAACAAGATCGACCGCAAAGACGCACGCGCCGATGAAGTGCTGAACGAAATCTACGATCTTTTCATTGATCTGGACGCCAACGACGCACAGCTCGAATTTCCCGTGCTTTACGCCATCGGCCGTGAAGGCGTGGCCATGCGCAACATTGATGACCCGCGCGAAAACCTCACCCCCCTCTTCGAAACCATCGTCGAGCAGGTGCCCGGTCCCGCACATGATCCCGAAGAACCCTTCCAGATGCTGGTGGCCGACCTTTCCTATTCCGAATACCTCGGCCGTCTGGCCGTTGGCCGTGTGTTCCACGGCAAGGCCCACAACAACGACGCCCTCGCCTGCATAGGCGCAGACGGCACGGCAAAATCCCTCAAGGTTTCCAAGCTGCAGACCTACGACGGCCTGCAACTGCGTGAAACCAAGGAAGCAGAGCCCGGCGATATCGTCGTCATTTCCGGCATTGAAGACGTGGTTATCGGCGACACCATCTGCACCCGCGACAAACCCCGTGCTCTCAAGCGCATCAACGTGGATGAACCCACCGTTTCCATGCGCTTCTCCATCAACACTTCTCCGCTGGTAGGTCAGGAAGGCAAGCTGGTTCAGTCCAGCAAGATTCGTGAGCGCCTGCAGAAAGAAATGCTGCGTAACGTGGCCATACGCGTTGAAGACAGCGAAGAGCGCGACAGCTTTATCGTGAAGGGCCGCGGCGAATTCCAGATGGCCATCATCGTGGAACAGATGCGCCGCGAAGGATTCGAGCTCACCGTTGGCCGCCCTGAAGTTATCTACAGAGAAGTAGACGGCAAGACCCACGAACCCATCGAACAGCTCTTCATCGACTGCGACGAGTCATTCCTCGGCATCGTGACTGAAAAGCTTTCCGTGCGCAAAGGCCGCATGAACAACCTTATCAACCACGGTACCGGCCGCATCCGCATGGAATTTTCCGTGCCTTCGCGCGGCCTCATCGGCTACCGCGACGAGTTCCTTACCGATACCAAGGGTACCGGCATCATGAACTCCCTGTTTGCAGGCTACGAGCCCCACCGCGGCGAGTTCCCCACCCGCTTCACCGGTTCGCTGGTGGCCGACCGTGCAGGCGCTGCCGTCGCCTACGCCCTGTTCAACCTCGAACCGCGCGGCGAACTGTTTGTTGTACCCGGCGAGCCCATTTATGAAGGCATGATCGTGGGCGAACACAACCGTGACAACGACATCGACGTGAACCCGGCAAAGGGCAAGAAGCTGACCAACATGCGTGCCTCCGGCAAGGATGAAGCAGTTACCCTTACCCCCGTGCGCCCCATGACGCTGGAACGCGCCATCCACTTCGTACGCGAAGACGAACTGGTGGAAGTTACCCCCCAGTCCATCCGCCTGCGCAAGTCCGTGCTTTCCGCCATGGAACGCCACCGCATCTTCGGCAAGAAGAAAAAGGAAACCATGTAA
- a CDS encoding FapA family protein produces the protein MSEPNADITISISEDGLRAVISDCPRGSNGICNISRAQIDRALEKAGVTEAPSSEDIRLIMEAAAGGKDVNGMVVVRGKPPVPAGDATIKPFGDFTRPVFPGEAFCEIIKATPAKDGTSVTGKPIKAPGEQQGKSITFPESPNCFIDSTTLQIRSEVYGLAHFDKLSLHVSPLLTVTKADMAAQATIYATDMRGKELTAARMEEALKALEITSPLERNRFLKAVQHAKESGTEIPNVILARGLEPVHGRNGWFELYAKDDRSDVGVQDNEGNIDFRARGVIRSVAADDIVGKLHAPTRGVPGKDIFGRVIPAHDGAVFRITLGENVEATETGSEFRALIAGMVFFVRNTLSVTEVFTTRGDVNMGTGNLELEKGSVHVKGAVLSGFKIICPRNVLVNDTIESAVVEAGGDVEVKGGIIMDKGGRIVSQGSISAMFAKGATIEAQGDVNIAHEMTNCIVFAGQNVIATKGRGKIIGSTVRCGGSLIAHEVGSELGVATTVFLGIEQETTDHSERRRELNALLQKVYATLGTGDPRTILVNTPPAKRETVAQLLKMRLGAEKELREIESTIQQERVAMKKAIQSKLKVTRTIYPGVVVHSYGQIFKVQSPIEHSKIFFDPDEQKIIVLSL, from the coding sequence GTGAGCGAGCCTAACGCCGACATTACCATCTCAATTTCAGAAGACGGACTCAGGGCCGTTATTTCCGATTGCCCGCGGGGCAGCAACGGTATCTGCAATATTTCCAGAGCACAGATAGACCGCGCGCTTGAAAAAGCCGGCGTGACAGAAGCCCCCTCCTCCGAAGACATACGGTTGATCATGGAGGCAGCAGCGGGCGGCAAGGATGTCAACGGCATGGTCGTTGTGCGGGGCAAGCCTCCCGTTCCGGCAGGCGACGCCACCATCAAACCCTTCGGGGATTTCACACGCCCCGTATTCCCCGGTGAAGCCTTTTGCGAGATCATAAAGGCAACGCCTGCGAAAGACGGCACGTCCGTCACCGGCAAGCCCATCAAAGCTCCCGGTGAACAACAGGGGAAAAGCATAACCTTTCCCGAATCACCCAACTGTTTCATAGACTCGACAACACTGCAGATCCGGTCCGAAGTGTACGGTCTTGCCCACTTTGACAAGCTGAGCCTGCATGTCAGCCCTCTTCTGACAGTAACAAAGGCCGATATGGCCGCGCAGGCAACCATATACGCCACGGACATGCGGGGCAAAGAGCTGACAGCAGCCCGCATGGAAGAAGCCCTGAAAGCTCTGGAAATAACTTCCCCTCTGGAAAGAAACCGGTTCCTCAAGGCCGTGCAGCATGCCAAAGAGAGCGGAACCGAGATTCCCAACGTCATTCTTGCCCGGGGCCTTGAACCTGTGCACGGAAGAAACGGCTGGTTCGAACTGTACGCCAAGGACGACCGCTCCGATGTGGGAGTTCAGGATAACGAAGGCAATATCGATTTCAGAGCACGGGGAGTCATACGATCCGTTGCTGCGGACGATATTGTGGGCAAACTGCACGCCCCCACCCGCGGCGTTCCCGGCAAGGATATCTTCGGCAGGGTCATCCCCGCCCATGACGGTGCCGTCTTCCGCATCACTCTCGGCGAGAATGTGGAAGCCACCGAAACCGGCTCCGAATTCCGTGCTCTTATCGCGGGCATGGTCTTCTTCGTGCGCAACACGCTTTCCGTAACGGAGGTGTTTACCACACGCGGCGACGTGAACATGGGCACCGGCAACCTTGAACTGGAAAAAGGCTCTGTCCATGTCAAAGGCGCCGTGCTTTCCGGCTTCAAGATCATCTGCCCGCGCAACGTGCTGGTGAACGACACCATTGAAAGCGCAGTGGTAGAGGCAGGCGGCGACGTAGAGGTGAAGGGCGGCATCATCATGGACAAGGGCGGCCGCATCGTCTCGCAGGGCAGTATTTCAGCCATGTTCGCCAAGGGCGCCACCATTGAAGCGCAGGGAGATGTGAATATCGCCCACGAGATGACCAACTGCATTGTCTTTGCCGGACAGAACGTCATTGCCACCAAGGGGCGGGGCAAGATCATCGGCTCCACGGTCCGGTGCGGCGGCTCCCTCATCGCGCATGAAGTCGGCTCTGAACTTGGCGTAGCCACCACCGTATTTCTCGGCATTGAGCAGGAGACCACCGACCATTCCGAACGTCGGCGCGAGCTGAACGCCCTGCTGCAGAAGGTATATGCCACGCTGGGCACCGGCGACCCGCGCACCATTCTGGTGAACACTCCGCCCGCGAAACGGGAAACCGTGGCACAGCTGCTGAAGATGCGACTTGGTGCGGAAAAAGAACTGCGGGAAATTGAAAGCACCATTCAACAGGAACGTGTTGCCATGAAAAAGGCCATTCAATCCAAGCTTAAGGTGACCCGCACCATATATCCAGGTGTGGTTGTCCACAGTTACGGCCAGATATTCAAGGTACAGTCGCCCATCGAACACAGCAAAATATTCTTTGATCCTGACGAACAGAAGATCATCGTCCTTTCGCTGTAA
- a CDS encoding DUF6899 family protein, with protein MPYIPKERRAVFDAALEACAAEIGNEGELNYCIYKLSTLLIDRIGPSYTKLSMCSSAMEHAKMEWYRKKLAPYEDEKITEHGDI; from the coding sequence ATGCCATACATTCCGAAAGAACGCCGCGCCGTGTTCGATGCCGCGCTGGAAGCGTGCGCAGCCGAAATAGGCAATGAAGGCGAGCTCAACTACTGCATCTACAAACTTTCCACATTGCTTATAGACCGGATTGGCCCCAGCTATACCAAGCTTTCCATGTGTTCAAGCGCCATGGAACATGCCAAGATGGAGTGGTACAGAAAGAAACTGGCGCCGTATGAAGATGAAAAAATAACGGAACACGGCGACATATAA
- a CDS encoding purine-nucleoside phosphorylase: protein MQKPKKVQKAVDTLQVRLAGLPAPRVGIVLGTGLGGLADAMQVQLAVPYAEIPEFPRSTVQSHAGQFLFGTLGGVQVVMQQGRNHLYEGYDPDDVCMGVRCMAGLGIDTFIVTNAAGCLNPQWDAGDLMAITDHINFTGRTPLAGENHDAWGPRFPDMSRAYDPSLVRLAMEQADALGIRLERGVYVGVHGPQMETPAETRMFKRLGADAVGMSTVMEVIAARHLSLRILGFSCLTNKNLPDCMEDAPIEVVIAMANKAGGNLARLIESVVGKLA from the coding sequence ATGCAAAAACCAAAAAAAGTCCAGAAAGCTGTCGACACGTTGCAGGTTCGCCTTGCCGGTCTGCCCGCTCCCAGAGTGGGAATAGTTCTTGGTACCGGTCTGGGAGGGCTGGCAGACGCCATGCAGGTTCAGCTTGCCGTTCCCTATGCTGAGATTCCGGAATTTCCCCGCTCCACCGTGCAATCCCACGCCGGACAATTTCTTTTCGGCACACTGGGCGGCGTTCAGGTGGTCATGCAGCAGGGCCGCAATCATCTGTATGAAGGATATGACCCTGACGACGTATGCATGGGTGTGCGCTGCATGGCCGGGCTCGGCATAGACACCTTCATCGTCACCAACGCCGCAGGATGCCTTAATCCGCAATGGGATGCCGGAGACCTCATGGCCATCACCGACCATATCAATTTTACCGGCAGAACCCCGCTTGCGGGCGAAAACCATGACGCATGGGGCCCCCGCTTTCCCGACATGAGCCGGGCATATGATCCTTCGCTGGTGCGGCTGGCCATGGAGCAGGCAGACGCACTCGGCATACGCCTTGAACGGGGCGTCTATGTGGGCGTGCATGGCCCGCAGATGGAAACCCCTGCCGAAACCCGCATGTTCAAGAGACTGGGAGCCGACGCCGTGGGCATGTCCACGGTCATGGAGGTCATCGCGGCCCGCCACTTGTCTCTCAGAATACTGGGTTTCTCCTGCCTTACCAACAAAAACTTGCCCGACTGCATGGAAGACGCTCCCATCGAAGTTGTCATCGCCATGGCGAACAAGGCCGGCGGCAACCTTGCACGGCTCATCGAAAGCGTGGTCGGCAAGCTGGCCTGA
- a CDS encoding motility protein A, whose translation MDIATLLGIILGFALVIGAIFMGGSLGDFIDIPSIMIVLGGTGAAISVTFPFEEVIHAFAGGIQVFAGRRVRPQEVVNTMVRIAEISRREGLVALENIQTENALLKKACQLIADNADPALIRDTVMIEIATMKRRHAVSIAVFNRLGAVAPAFGMIGTLIGLVQMLARLDDPSAIGPAMAVALITTFYGALLANLLFLPIAGKLKARTLQEEVHLYIIFEGAKSILENNNPRLVYEKLSSFLPPQERKSAR comes from the coding sequence ATGGATATTGCAACGCTACTTGGGATCATACTCGGTTTTGCTCTTGTTATCGGCGCTATTTTCATGGGGGGCTCGCTGGGTGATTTCATCGATATTCCCAGTATCATGATTGTGCTCGGCGGCACGGGTGCCGCAATAAGCGTCACCTTTCCCTTCGAGGAAGTCATCCACGCCTTCGCCGGTGGCATTCAGGTGTTCGCCGGCCGGCGGGTACGGCCGCAGGAAGTGGTCAACACCATGGTGCGCATTGCTGAAATCAGCCGTCGCGAGGGCCTTGTGGCTCTTGAGAACATTCAGACGGAAAACGCTTTGCTCAAAAAAGCCTGCCAGCTTATAGCCGACAATGCCGACCCCGCGCTCATCCGCGACACCGTGATGATCGAGATTGCCACCATGAAGCGGCGCCATGCCGTTTCCATCGCCGTGTTCAACAGGCTTGGCGCGGTCGCGCCTGCCTTCGGGATGATCGGCACGCTCATCGGCCTTGTGCAGATGCTGGCGCGGCTGGACGACCCCAGCGCCATCGGCCCTGCCATGGCTGTGGCTCTTATCACCACATTTTACGGGGCGTTGCTGGCCAACCTGCTTTTCCTGCCTATTGCAGGCAAGCTGAAAGCGCGTACTCTGCAGGAAGAAGTGCACCTTTACATCATATTTGAAGGCGCCAAGTCGATTCTGGAGAACAACAACCCGCGGCTGGTGTATGAAAAGCTGAGTTCATTCCTGCCACCTCAGGAGCGCAAGAGTGCAAGATGA
- a CDS encoding OmpA/MotB family protein → MQDDHNIVELEEEGTADWLVTFADLTTLLLVFFVLLFSMSVIDEKRFTDSFLTVREVFGGKDKDLLTTTVRRDDAAILDSVRLQKQLIESQRKVFSDVRTFMNQKGVEGVVGAVFDEGVITLKVPSGVLFAKGEVELSPEGEKMLATLRDFFLKNKTQTINIKGYTDDSQPLPGSRFKDNWEISALRAVNALRFFVRSGIESNRLTATGLGDLDPLLPNTSEENRAKNRRVEFVLERRVGK, encoded by the coding sequence GTGCAAGATGATCATAACATCGTCGAACTCGAAGAAGAGGGCACCGCAGACTGGCTGGTCACCTTTGCCGATCTGACCACGCTGCTGCTGGTATTCTTCGTTCTCCTGTTTTCCATGTCGGTTATTGACGAAAAGCGTTTTACCGACTCTTTCCTCACGGTCCGCGAGGTCTTCGGCGGTAAAGATAAAGACTTGCTTACAACAACCGTACGGAGAGATGATGCCGCCATTCTGGATTCCGTGCGGCTGCAGAAGCAGCTAATCGAATCGCAGCGCAAGGTTTTTTCCGATGTCCGCACCTTCATGAACCAGAAGGGTGTTGAAGGCGTTGTCGGTGCCGTGTTCGACGAGGGGGTTATCACCCTCAAGGTGCCTTCGGGGGTACTTTTTGCCAAGGGTGAAGTGGAACTCTCACCTGAAGGAGAAAAGATGCTCGCCACGCTGAGAGATTTTTTTCTAAAAAATAAGACCCAGACTATCAATATTAAGGGTTATACTGACGACTCGCAGCCCTTACCGGGCAGTCGTTTCAAGGATAATTGGGAGATTTCCGCCCTCCGGGCGGTGAATGCGTTACGCTTTTTTGTGCGGTCGGGCATTGAATCAAACAGGTTGACAGCAACGGGACTTGGTGATTTAGACCCGCTGTTACCGAATACAAGTGAAGAGAACCGGGCCAAGAACAGACGTGTTGAGTTTGTGCTTGAGCGCCGGGTAGGCAAGTAG
- a CDS encoding PilZ domain-containing protein, whose protein sequence is MTSYDFSLDNGESLRRAFRAQVPGLEGWFADRQKRYPVKDISATGFAILDHTQSFKQGDSLKMDLLIKQRLYVGAIPCQVVRVLDNGIVGFDYLPLDLRQEARIDKLVLEVQKRSIANKHAGSEED, encoded by the coding sequence GTGACTAGCTACGATTTTTCTCTCGACAACGGCGAATCTCTTCGCCGGGCCTTCCGGGCACAGGTCCCGGGTTTGGAAGGATGGTTTGCGGACAGGCAGAAAAGGTATCCTGTAAAGGATATCAGTGCCACCGGCTTCGCGATCCTTGACCATACCCAATCATTCAAGCAGGGCGACTCCCTCAAAATGGACCTGTTGATCAAACAACGACTGTATGTAGGTGCAATTCCGTGCCAGGTTGTCCGTGTTTTGGACAACGGCATTGTGGGGTTCGACTATCTGCCGCTTGATCTCAGGCAGGAGGCCAGAATCGACAAACTGGTGCTGGAAGTCCAGAAGCGAAGCATTGCCAACAAACACGCTGGATCTGAAGAAGACTGA
- a CDS encoding ATP-binding protein codes for MQTKKHKVLVANRGEIAIRIVQACIKLGLDFVCVHTAEDAASGHVRIAREKGGEKSLYRIASYQDANELLAVADDSGATAIHPGYGFFAEDYRFARRVAQRENKLIFIGPSWRVIRELGDKINTKRLARSLGVPTVPGSDKPIYDEMEAEKVARQLFEFQEEQGIERPLVLVKASAGGGGMGIEEVHDIDLFKSVYRRIRNYALRQFKDDGVLIEQRVLDFNHLEVQVVSDRTGKNPVHFGTRNCSIQSTGLQKRLEIAPGFDPSALNYSFDAQKVLDDITEHSLAMARKVGYDNVGTWEWIVTRDGRPFLMEVNTRIQVENGVSAMISRIRGEKGVDLIKEQIRIGLGEPLGYTQKDITFEGVGIEYRLIAEDPDNKFTPWVGRIEQFGWTQEDWFSMHTHVPTDTPYDIPTEFDPNLALAIIWGKDLAHVKERGLEFLDKLKLEGANKAGEALKSNVNFLRVKTPIILKF; via the coding sequence GTGCAAACAAAAAAACATAAGGTGCTGGTGGCAAATAGAGGGGAAATTGCCATCCGCATCGTTCAGGCCTGCATCAAGCTGGGTTTGGATTTCGTTTGTGTACACACTGCGGAAGACGCCGCATCCGGCCATGTGCGCATAGCGCGCGAAAAGGGCGGAGAGAAGAGCCTCTACCGTATTGCCTCCTATCAGGACGCCAACGAGCTGCTCGCTGTGGCGGACGACTCGGGCGCAACAGCCATTCACCCCGGTTACGGCTTCTTTGCCGAAGACTATCGCTTCGCCCGCCGCGTGGCGCAGCGCGAAAACAAGCTTATATTCATTGGCCCTTCGTGGCGTGTTATCCGTGAGCTCGGTGACAAGATCAATACCAAGCGCCTTGCGCGCAGTCTTGGTGTGCCCACCGTGCCCGGCTCCGACAAGCCCATTTATGATGAAATGGAAGCGGAAAAGGTGGCCCGCCAGCTCTTCGAATTTCAGGAAGAGCAGGGCATCGAACGTCCGCTGGTTCTGGTCAAGGCGTCTGCCGGTGGCGGCGGCATGGGTATTGAAGAAGTGCATGATATCGACCTCTTCAAGTCCGTCTATCGCCGTATCCGCAACTATGCCCTGCGTCAGTTCAAGGACGACGGCGTGCTCATCGAGCAGCGCGTGCTGGACTTCAACCACCTTGAAGTGCAGGTCGTTTCTGACCGTACGGGCAAGAATCCGGTGCATTTCGGCACCCGTAACTGCTCCATTCAGTCCACCGGCCTGCAGAAGCGTCTGGAAATAGCCCCCGGCTTCGATCCCAGCGCGCTGAACTATTCCTTTGATGCGCAGAAGGTGCTGGACGACATTACAGAGCACTCTCTGGCCATGGCCCGCAAGGTCGGTTACGACAACGTGGGTACATGGGAATGGATCGTCACCCGCGACGGCCGCCCCTTCCTTATGGAAGTGAACACCCGCATTCAGGTGGAAAACGGCGTTTCCGCCATGATCTCCCGCATCCGCGGCGAGAAGGGCGTGGACCTCATCAAGGAACAGATCCGCATCGGTCTCGGTGAGCCTCTCGGCTACACCCAGAAAGACATCACCTTCGAAGGGGTGGGTATCGAATACCGCCTGATCGCAGAAGACCCCGACAACAAGTTCACCCCCTGGGTGGGACGTATCGAACAGTTCGGCTGGACGCAGGAAGACTGGTTCAGCATGCATACGCACGTCCCCACGGACACGCCGTACGATATCCCCACGGAGTTCGACCCCAACCTTGCGTTGGCCATTATCTGGGGCAAGGACCTTGCGCACGTTAAGGAGCGCGGTCTGGAGTTCCTGGACAAGCTCAAGCTTGAAGGTGCCAACAAGGCTGGCGAGGCTTTGAAGTCCAACGTGAATTTCTTGCGGGTTAAAACACCCATCATCTTGAAATTCTAG